The genomic stretch GTCACCTCGGCCGTCGCGCACCTGGACGCGGCCGGCAACGGCACGCTGACGATGACGGTGCACAACGGGGAGACCACCCCCGAGCACCTGGACTTCGTGGCGACCCCGAACGCCGGCCGGGGAGTGCTGACCGGCGTGGCGAGCGGCGACAACGGCTCCATGCAGGACGCGGGCATCCTGCTGCCGGCCGGCACCACCGTCGCCTTCGGCGGCTCCGGCCCCACCGTCCGCCTGACCGGGGTCCAGGGTGTCACCGCCGCGCACACCCTGCCGGTGACCCTCCAGTTCGGCGTGGCCGGCCTGGTCCACCTCGACGCCGTCGTCGCCGGCAGCTGACGGGCGGCCCGCACGCCAGCAGGTGGTGCCGCGCGTCCCGGGTGCCGCCGCCCCGGCGCCGCGTACCCGGGCGGGCGCGTCCCGGCCGCCGTACCGCTGCCCGCCGCCCGGGCCGGTCCGCTACCGCGATCCGCTACCGTGAGGCTCTGCGAGCGCCGCGCCGGACCCGCACCGGGCGGGCCCGGCTGCCCGCCGGGCGTGGCGCGGACCCGGGGGAGCGGCATGGCCACACCGACACCGCCGACGCCGTCCAGCCCGCGAGCGCCCCTGCCGCCGGCGCCCGCACCCCACGGTGAGCACGCCGACGCCCCCCGGTACGCCCTGGCCCTGGCCGACGAGGTGCACGGCTGGTACCAGCGGGCGGCGACCCGCTCGAAACGGCTGCTGCGGACGGCCGAGACGCTGCACCTGCTGGTCGCCGCCGCGATCCCGGTGACCGCCGTCGTCCGGCCCGGGGACGCGCGCGGGCCGGCGGTGCTCGGCGGGGTCGTCGTCGTCCTGGCCGGGCTGCGCCCGCTCTTCCACTGGCAGGACGACTACGCCCGCTTCGGCCGGGCCCGCTCGGCGGTGGAGGCCGAACGCCGGATGTACCGGATCGGGGCCGAGCCGTACGACGACCCCGCCACCCGCGACCGGCTGCTGGTCACCGCCGTCACCCGCGTCCAGCAGCAGGAGACGGCGACGTGGGCCCGGCTGGTGGCGGACTCCCGGCAGGAGGCCCGACGGCCCGCTGACGCCCCTGGAGAGGCGCCGCTGCCCCGCAACCTCCCACCGGGGCAGCGAAACTGACGGGGCGCCATGACCGGAGGCCGTCCGACAACCCTCTTCCGCGCCCTGGTCAGGGGACGAGGACCACGCGCTGCCCCGGCGTGGTCGGCAGCGACCAGGCGCGTGAGACGTCCGGCAGCGGGACCGGGACCGGGTCGACCGCCAGGGTTCCGGAGCTGATCTCCGCGGCCAGTGCGGGCAGTTCGGCGACGATGTCCTTGGTGGCGACCGATCCCTGACCGCTGCCCATGAGCGTCACCGCCGCCTTCCGCAGCAGGGCGGAAGGCAGCGTGATCTCCGCTCCGGCCATGGAGCCGATCTCCACCCACGCCAGCGGCGCGGCCCGGTCGGAGCGGGCCGTGAGGAGCGCCGGCAGCGCCAGCTCGGCGACGGCGCCCCACAGGTAGTCCAGGACGACGTCGACGTCCGCCGCCGCCCGGCCGAGGCGCTCGGCCACCTCCTCGGGGGAGCCGTCGAGCCCGACCGTCTCGTCCGCGCCGAGCGCGGGCAGCAGGGCCAGCCGCTCCGGGTTCCGGCCCGCCGCCACGACCCGGCCGGCGCCCAGCCGCCTGGCGATCTGGACGGCGAGCCGCCCGGCGCCGCCGGTGGCGCCCAGCACCAGCACCGACGCGCCGGGCGCAGGCCGGCGCGGCGGCGCAGCGCCACCCACGAGGACATCCCCGGGTTCATCGCCGCCGCGACGGCGACCGGGTCCGTGCCCGGCGGCAGCGCGACGCCGCGGCGCGGGTCGACGACGGCCTGCGCGGCCATCGTGCCCGGGCCGTGGTCCCGGGCCACGAAGTAGACGAGGCCGCCCTCGGCGGTGCGGCCCACGGCGTCGACGCCGGGCACCAGCGGCAGCGTGCCCGCGGACGTGTAGTGCGAGCCGTCGGCCTGCGACCGCACCCGGGGGTGCAGCCCGGCCGCGAGCACGTCCACCAGTACCTCGTGCCCGCCGCGGGGCTCGGGGCGCTCCACGGCGCCGTAGCGGGGCGGGGCGTCGAAGGAGCGGACGACGGCTGCGGGCATGGTGGGCATGGCGGCCTCCGAATATGGTTTGTGCTGCGTACTACCCGAAAGTAGTTTGTGGCACGTACTACGTCAACCACGAGAGGTGGCACCCATGGCCCCGACGGACCCCGCCGGCGACCCGGACCCCGCCGGCGACCCGGACCCCGTCCGCGGCCCGGACGCGGTCGGCGACCCGGGCCGTGCCGGTGACTCCGCCTCCGCCCCCGGCTCGGGGGAGCCCAGGACCACCGCTGACGCGCTGGTCCAGCTCTCCTTCCTGGTCCAGGGCGTGCTGGCCGGGGTGGCGGCCGAGTACGACGTCTCCCTGATCCAGATGCGCCTGCTCGGCATCCTGCGCGACCGCCGCCCCGGCATGCTGGAGCTGGCCCGCCACCTGGGGCTGGACAAGTCGTCCATGACCGGGCTGGTCTCCCGGGCCGAGAAGCGCGGCCTGCTGCGGCGGGAGCGCTCGCCGCACGACGGGCGCGGGGTGCTGGTGGCCCTCACGCCCGAGGGCCGCGACCTCACCGCGCGGGCCTCCGCCGCCCTGGACGCCGAGGCGGCCGCGCTCACCGCCGGCCTCGACCCCGCCGAAGGCGAGATCCTGCGCACACTCGCCGCCAAGGTCCTGGCGGCCGCCCCGGCCGGCGGACTGCTGCCGACGTGAGGACGGCCGGGTCCCGGAACCGGCGGCCGGGCGGTCCCGGGGTGTCGGCAACTCTCAACCCCGTTGCGTGGCAGCATGGTTGGTCCGCAGAGGTGCCGCACGCCCGGCGCGGGCGGAAGGATTGGGCGCTGACCGGAGTACCTCAGGCGGATGTTGTGTGTATGGTGCGCGAATCTATCGGGTAAACATGGAAGTTGCGGGCGGGCGAGCGTCAGAGTTTGATCATTTCAGCAGTCCAGACGGCCCAGAAGGGGCAGAGTCTGGCGTCGACACTCACGCTCTTCACGAGGACCCGGAAAACCCACCATGGACAGCAGCGCCCTCATCCACCCCACCGGCACGGGCAGGGAATTCGACGAATCCCAAGTACCGCTGTACTACAGCCGTAAGACTGCCGACATCATCCACAAGTACGGACCCGGACCGCGCGTCCACTTCCACGTCGGGCTCTTCGAGCCCGCTGCCCGACTGAACACCACCGTCAGCCAGACCGTCATCAAGCGGCGGATCGCGGCCTCGCAGGAGGCGATCATCGACCACGCCGCCCGTACCTGGGGCGCCGCCGACATGCCGCCCGGGCGGCTGCTGGACGTCGGCTGCGGGGTCGGCGGCGGTTCCCTGTACTGGGCCCAGGAGCACGGCGCCCACGTCACCGGCCTCACCGTCGCCCCCGAACACGTCTCCGTCATCGAGGAGTTCGCCCAGCAGGGTGGAGTTTCCCACCTGGTCACCCCGCGGCACGCCGAC from Actinacidiphila yeochonensis CN732 encodes the following:
- a CDS encoding copper chaperone PCu(A)C; amino-acid sequence: MNGLLAGRRAPYAVAGCALLLGAAACGHSSSQHAATAATATTTASADTPGRVEVHGRDIELDVTSAVAHLDAAGNGTLTMTVHNGETTPEHLDFVATPNAGRGVLTGVASGDNGSMQDAGILLPAGTTVAFGGSGPTVRLTGVQGVTAAHTLPVTLQFGVAGLVHLDAVVAGS
- a CDS encoding DUF4231 domain-containing protein, which encodes MATPTPPTPSSPRAPLPPAPAPHGEHADAPRYALALADEVHGWYQRAATRSKRLLRTAETLHLLVAAAIPVTAVVRPGDARGPAVLGGVVVVLAGLRPLFHWQDDYARFGRARSAVEAERRMYRIGAEPYDDPATRDRLLVTAVTRVQQQETATWARLVADSRQEARRPADAPGEAPLPRNLPPGQRN
- a CDS encoding zinc-binding dehydrogenase; this encodes MGGAAPPRRPAPGASVLVLGATGGAGRLAVQIARRLGAGRVVAAGRNPERLALLPALGADETVGLDGSPEEVAERLGRAAADVDVVLDYLWGAVAELALPALLTARSDRAAPLAWVEIGSMAGAEITLPSALLRKAAVTLMGSGQGSVATKDIVAELPALAAEISSGTLAVDPVPVPLPDVSRAWSLPTTPGQRVVLVP
- a CDS encoding MarR family winged helix-turn-helix transcriptional regulator: MAPTDPAGDPDPAGDPDPVRGPDAVGDPGRAGDSASAPGSGEPRTTADALVQLSFLVQGVLAGVAAEYDVSLIQMRLLGILRDRRPGMLELARHLGLDKSSMTGLVSRAEKRGLLRRERSPHDGRGVLVALTPEGRDLTARASAALDAEAAALTAGLDPAEGEILRTLAAKVLAAAPAGGLLPT